In Brachypodium distachyon strain Bd21 chromosome 2, Brachypodium_distachyon_v3.0, whole genome shotgun sequence, one genomic interval encodes:
- the LOC100821482 gene encoding calcium-dependent protein kinase 2, with protein sequence MGNCCPGSGDAEPAPSASADPSSTRRSGASPTSAPAQNKPPAPIGPVLGRPMEDVRSIYTVGKELGRGQFGVTSLCTHKATGQKFACKTIAKRKLSTKEDVEDVRREVQIMYHLAGQPNIVELKGAYEDKQSVHLVMELCAGGELFDRIIAKGKYTERAAASLLRTIVEIVHTCHSLGVIHRDLKPENFLLSSKEEDAPLKATDFGLSVFFKQGEVFKDIVGSAYYIAPEVLKRNYGPEADIWSVGVILYILLCGVPPFWAESEHGTFNSILRGQVDFTSDPWPRISPGAKDLVRKMLTSDPNKRISADDVLNHPWIKEDGEAPDTPLDNAVMGRLKQFRAMNQFKKAALRVIAGCLSEEEIRGLKEMFKSMDSDNSGTITVDELRKGLGGKQGTKLTEAEVEQLMEAADADGNGTIDYEEFITATMHMNRMDREEHLYTAFQYFDKDNSGCISKEELEQALREKGLLDGRDIKDIISEVDADNDGRIDYSEFVAMMKKGNPEANPKKRREIVL encoded by the exons ATGGGCAACTGCTGCCCGGGCTCAGGGGATGCGGAGCCCgccccctccgcctccgccgaccCTTCCTCCACCCGCCGCTCCGGCGCCTCCCCTACCTCGGCGCCGGCCCAGAACAAGCCCCCCGCCCCAATCGGCCCCGTCCTGGGCCGGCCCATGGAGGACGTCCGCAGCATCTACACCGTCGGCAAGGAGCTCGGGCGCGGCCAGTTCGGCGTCACCTCCCTGTGCACCCACAAGGCCACGGGCCAGAAGTTCGCGTGCAAGACCATCGCCAAGCGGAAGCTGTCCACCAAGGAGGACGTGGAGGACGTCCGCCGGGAGGTGCAGATCATGTACCACCTGGCCGGCCAGCCAAACATCGTGGAGCTCAAGGGCGCCTACGAGGACAAGCAGTCCGTGCACCTCGTCATGGAGCTCTGCGCCGGCGGGGAGCTCTTCGACCGGATCATCGCCAAGGGCAAGTACACGGAGCGCGCCGCGGCCTCGCTGCTGCGCACCATCGTCGAGATCGTCCACACCTGCCACTCCCTCGGCGTCATCCATCGTGATCTCAAGCCCGAGAACTTCCTCCTCAGCagcaaggaggaggacgcgcCGCTCAAGGCCACCGACTTCGGGCTCTCCGTCTTCTTCAAGCAAGGGGAGGTGTTCAAGGACATCGTGGGCAGCGCCTACTACATCGCGCCGGAGGTCCTCAAGCGGAACTACGGGCCGGAGGCGGACATCTGGAGCGTCGGCGTCATCCTCTACATCCTTCTCTGCGGTGTTCCTCCCTTCTGGGCCG AATCGGAGCACGGCACCTTCAACTCCATCCTGCGGGGGCAGGTGGACTTCACCAGCGACCCGTGGCCGCGCATTTCGCCCGGAGCCAAGGACCTCGTCAGGAAGATGCTCACCTCTGACCCCAACAAGAGGATCTCTGCCGACGATGTCCTCA ATCATCCTTGGATCAAGGAAGACGGAGAAGCGCCGGATACACCACTGGACAACGCCGTCATGGGCAGGCTCAAGCAGTTCAGGGCTATGAACCAGTTCAAGAAAGCCGCGCTAAGGGTCATCGCCGGATGCCTGTCGGAGGAAGAGATCAGAGGGCTCAAGGAGATGTTCAAGAGCATGGACTCGGACAACAGCGGCACCATCACCGTCGACGAGCTCCGGAAAGGCcttggcggcaagcagggtaCCAAGCTCACCGAGGCCGAAGTGGAGCAGCTAATGGAAGCC GCCGATGCAGATGGCAACGGGACGATCGACTACGAGGAGTTCATCACGGCGACGATGCACATGAACAGGATGGACAGGGAGGAGCATCTCTACACCGCGTTCCAGTACTTCGACAAGGACAACAGCGG CTGCATCTCCAAGGAGGAACTGGAGCAGGCCCTGCGGGAGAAAGGACTCCTGGACGGCAGAGACATCAAAGACATCATATCGGAAGTCGACGCCGACAAC GACGGGAGGATCGACTACAGCGAGTTCGTGGCGATGATGAAGAAGGGGAACCCCGAGGCGAACCCCAAGAAGCGGCGCGAAATCGTTCTGTAG
- the LOC100832135 gene encoding uncharacterized protein LOC100832135: protein MRALARSPVPVHPRPRVITLLSPLSLSRKDASPAPSPIQDRDHRAKNPPQCQWSLSLHGLDHARKPSLSKLPLPVPDREPQIAPLLLLLLQLMDHRKQQQQRESPSTPRSGGGGRAPSSGKGAKAGGGGKKPIKVVYISNPMRVKTSAAGFRALVQELTGRDADPSKYSTDDDGGAAQELSPEGSAAAPGTVAAGYQLPDDVAAAAAFNNGREEEGEGYGEEDDIFRAQLLDNDYSVFSPPTLLYDYPPHSNKV, encoded by the coding sequence ATGCGAGCGCTCGCCCGGTCTCCCGTTCCCGTCCATCCCCGACCCCGAGTTATtactctcctctctcccctctctctctccaggaAGGACGCCTCGCCAGCCCCCTCTCCCATCCAGGACCGCGACCACCGTGCTAAAAATCCCCCACAATGCCAGTGGTCTTTGTCCCTACATGGCCTGGACCACGCGCGGAAGCCCTCGCTCTCCAAACTACCACTTCCAGTTCCTGATCGGGAACCCCAGATcgccccgctcctcctcctcctcctgcaatTGATGGATCaccggaagcagcagcagcagcgggagAGCCCCAGTACTccccgcagcggcggcggcggccgcgcgccgTCGTCGGGCAAGGGGGCcaaggcgggcggcgggggcaaGAAGCCGATCAAGGTGGTCTACATCTCCAACCCCATGCGCGTCAAGACCAGCGCCGCGGGCTTCCGCGCCCTCGTCCAGGAGCTCACGGGCCGGGACGCCGACCCCTCCAAGTACAgcaccgacgacgacggcggcgcggcgcaggAGCTCAGCCCCGAggggagcgccgccgcccccggcaCCGTCGCGGCGGGGTACCAGCTGCCCGACGACGtagccgccgcggcggcgttcAACAACggccgcgaggaggagggggaggggtatggggaggaggacgacatCTTCAGGGCGCAGCTGCTGGACAACGACTACTCCGTcttctcgccgccgacgctgcTCTACGACTACCCGCCGCACAGCAACAAGGTGTAG